The window CGCCCAGGGCTTCGCGCCTCCGCCGCCCCCGGCACCGGCCCCCGCACCGTCGGTGCACGCCCAGCCGACGATCATCGCCCCCATGACGCCGCCCGGCGGAACTCAGGTACCGCCGCCGGCGCCCGCCCCCTACGGCCAGCCCGCCCAGCCGCAGCAGCCGTACGGCCAGCCCCCGAGCGCACCGCTGCCCCCGGGCTACGGCCAGCCCCAGGCCCCGCAGGCACCGCAGGGTTACGGCCAGCCGACGCCGCCCCCCGGCTACGGTCAGCAGCCGGCCTACGGACAGGTTCCGGGCCAGCAGGCCGCCCCTTATGGCGCGCCGCAGGGTTCCGGCCAGGCGCCCGGTGTGGCCGCCGCGCTGGAGCAGTTCAGGGAGACGCCCACCGGGCAGCGCTGGACGCAGCAGAACAAGAAAATGGTCCGCGTCGACCTCGGCATCGGCGGTCAGCCGGTGCTGGCCCGGCAGGGCAGCATGGTGCTCTACCAGGGCAAGGTCGACTTCAGCTACAAGGGCGCCGGGTTCGCGGGCCGTATCGCGGGCAACGCGACCGGCCAGGAGATGCAGCTGATGCGCTGCACCGGCCAGGGCCAGGTGTTCCTCGCCGAGAACTCCACGATGCTGCACCCCATCGAGCTCCAGGGCGACGGGGTCTGCGTCTCCGCCGAGAACGTCCTCGCCTTCGACGAGAGCCTCCAGTACGAGGTCCGCCGTATCGAGGGCCATGGCATCCCCGGCGGTGCGCTGTTCACGATGCAGTTCACCGGCACCGGCACGATCGTCGTCAAGACGCACGGCACGCCCGTCGTCCTGCCGGTCACGCCGACCACGTTCGCCGACTGCAACGCCGTGGTCGCCTGGTCGTCGGCCGCCCAGGTGGTCGTCTCCAGCCAGGTCCGCATGCGTCGCAACGCCTACCCCGGCGACACCGGAGAGAGCGTCAACCTCCAGTTCCGGGCCGCTCCCGGCAACTTCATCGTCGTCCAGCCGTACGAGATCTGAGGGAGCCCGTCATGAACCAGCCACTCGCGGGCTACGCCCCCGCACCGGTCACCGCCCGCATGGAGAACCACGGCAACCACATGCTGAAGGTCGCCATGCAGACCGGGAACGACCTCCTCGCGCGCGTGGGGTCGATGGTCGCCTATGAAGGCTTCGTCCAGTACGAGCCCAACCCGCCGGCCGTGCGCCAGATCGCCAAGGACTGGATGACCGGCGAGGGCGCACCCCTGATGAAGTGCTCCGGCGACGGACTGCTCTACCTCGCCGACTACGGCGCGAACGTCGTCGTGATCAACCTCAACGGCGACGGCATCTCCGTCAACGCCACCAACCTGCTCGCCTTCGACGCGCATCTGACATGGGGCGTCGAGCGGGTGAAGGGCCTGGCGAAGTTCGCCGGACAGGGTCTGTGGAACACCAAGATCTCCGGGCAGGGCTGGGTCGCGCTGACCTCCCGGGGCAAGCCGATCGTCGTCGACTGCGGCGGCGGCGAGAACGAGACGTACGTCGACCCGGACGCGCTTGTCGCCTGGTCCCCGAACCTCAAGGTGAAGGGCAAGCGCAGCTTCAAGGCACAGTCGCTGATCGGCCGGGGCAGCGGCGAGGCCTACCAGATGGCCTTCTCCGGCCAGGGCATCGTCGTCGTCCAGCCCAGCGAGGACAGCACCGACCGCCTCCGAGTCCGGGGCTGAGGGGGAGCACCACACCATGCAGAGCCCGCTTTTCGCCTACAACGACCAGCAGTCCCAGGAGCGTTGGAGCCTGCAGAGCAAGCAGATGCTCCGGCTCACCCTGGAGGGCCACGACGACATCCTCGCCCGCAAGGGCACGATGGTCGCCTACCAGGGGCTCGTCGAGTTCGACGCCGAGTACCAGGGCAGCGGACAGTCACGCGCGCGTGCCCACACCGGGGAGGGCCTGGACCTCATGCGCTGCCACGGGCAGGGCACGGTCTACCTCGCCAACCTCAAGCAGCACATCCACATGGTGGATGTGGAGCAGGACGGGCTGACCGTCGACAGCAGCTATGTGCTGGCCATGGACTCCTCGCTGCACCACGAGGTCATCGCCGTGGACAGCCTGTACGGCATCTCCGGCTCCGGTAAGTACCAGCTCAACATCACCGGCCGCGGCAAGGTCGCCCTGATGACCTCCGGCATGCCGCTGATGATGCAGGTCACCCCGGACAAGTACGTCAACTGCGACGCCGACGCGATCGTCGCCTGGTCCACCAGCCTGCGCGTCCAGATGCAGGCCCAGACGCACTCCTCCGGGGTGTGGCGGCGCCGCGGCAACACCGGTGAGGGCTGGGAGCTCAGCTTCATGGGCAGCGGCTACGCGCTCGTGCAGCCCAGCGAACTGCTGCCACCGCAGAACGCCCAGGTCGGCTCGGGCCTCGCCGCGCAGTAC of the Streptomyces sp. NBC_00287 genome contains:
- a CDS encoding TerD family protein, producing the protein MAREFQRGHKARISDLTAGTDLYVGVQISGPGLTFDISCFGLDADERLSDDRYFVFFNQPKSPEESVQLLGAQAGDTESFRVTLDRIPPQIHKLAFTATIDGAGQMSQISPGYIRIVAGGEEVARYAFNGSEFSTERAVMLGDFYLKDVWRFAAVGQGFDGGLDALLKNFGGEVMEEETPAPAPQQPQSGATPGFAPPAFGAPAAPTPAPAPAPAPAPAPAPAPAPQPAAQGFAPPPPPAPAPAPSVHAQPTIIAPMTPPGGTQVPPPAPAPYGQPAQPQQPYGQPPSAPLPPGYGQPQAPQAPQGYGQPTPPPGYGQQPAYGQVPGQQAAPYGAPQGSGQAPGVAAALEQFRETPTGQRWTQQNKKMVRVDLGIGGQPVLARQGSMVLYQGKVDFSYKGAGFAGRIAGNATGQEMQLMRCTGQGQVFLAENSTMLHPIELQGDGVCVSAENVLAFDESLQYEVRRIEGHGIPGGALFTMQFTGTGTIVVKTHGTPVVLPVTPTTFADCNAVVAWSSAAQVVVSSQVRMRRNAYPGDTGESVNLQFRAAPGNFIVVQPYEI
- a CDS encoding AIM24 family protein, which produces MNQPLAGYAPAPVTARMENHGNHMLKVAMQTGNDLLARVGSMVAYEGFVQYEPNPPAVRQIAKDWMTGEGAPLMKCSGDGLLYLADYGANVVVINLNGDGISVNATNLLAFDAHLTWGVERVKGLAKFAGQGLWNTKISGQGWVALTSRGKPIVVDCGGGENETYVDPDALVAWSPNLKVKGKRSFKAQSLIGRGSGEAYQMAFSGQGIVVVQPSEDSTDRLRVRG
- a CDS encoding AIM24 family protein; its protein translation is MQSPLFAYNDQQSQERWSLQSKQMLRLTLEGHDDILARKGTMVAYQGLVEFDAEYQGSGQSRARAHTGEGLDLMRCHGQGTVYLANLKQHIHMVDVEQDGLTVDSSYVLAMDSSLHHEVIAVDSLYGISGSGKYQLNITGRGKVALMTSGMPLMMQVTPDKYVNCDADAIVAWSTSLRVQMQAQTHSSGVWRRRGNTGEGWELSFMGSGYALVQPSELLPPQNAQVGSGLAAQYGMGQQGARGQNQGNVWS